One genomic window of Paraburkholderia sp. BL23I1N1 includes the following:
- a CDS encoding PH domain-containing protein: MMRWPVPWFVPALALFLTGAGVAVPYLRTAFTEIIIDTARITVREGILSRRVQSLELFRIQDVTSLHPWWQRLFGIGTVIVLSSDSNNPQWRLPGIRDAEQLRSDLNRAAIALRDTKGIREFNMGKV, translated from the coding sequence ATGATGCGCTGGCCGGTGCCGTGGTTTGTCCCGGCGCTTGCGCTGTTCCTGACCGGAGCCGGTGTGGCCGTCCCGTATCTGCGCACTGCTTTCACCGAGATCATCATCGACACGGCACGCATCACAGTGCGGGAAGGCATCCTCAGCCGCCGGGTGCAGAGCCTCGAGCTTTTTCGCATTCAGGACGTGACGTCACTGCATCCGTGGTGGCAGCGACTGTTCGGCATCGGGACAGTGATTGTGTTGAGCAGCGACTCGAACAACCCACAATGGCGTTTGCCTGGGATACGTGACGCTGAGCAGCTGAGAAGTGACCTGAACCGGGCCGCTATCGCGCTGCGGGACACGAAGGGCATTCGTGAATTCAATATGGGTAAAGTTTGA